A stretch of the Chitinophaga sp. Cy-1792 genome encodes the following:
- a CDS encoding amidohydrolase family protein yields MKKAFEKPGMVFLSRRLTYALSRHRGKMLLMALLLAASQANAQATFPVNGVSEPKSGCFAFTHATIIKDPQTTLSDATLVIRDGKIVDAGAGAVIPKDAVVVDCKGKYIYPSFVDIYSSYGLGEPKRGGGSWNAAPQFLSNTKGAYGWNQAIRSEINAVSLFNTDNTKAASLRGAGFGTVLTQQQDGIARGTAALVTLADERENTVIVREKAAAAYSFDKGTSTQNYPNSLMGTIALLRQTFLDAQWYKNRPAKEGVNLSLQAWNDNQLLPQIFAVNDKWDAIRADKVGDEFGVQYIIKGGGNEYQRIADIAATKAAFIIPVNFPGAIDVEDPADARFVSLADMKHWELAPTEPGAFEKANIPFALTAADLKDVKQFLANVRKAIEYGLSEQKALEALTKTPASLIKSYDKVGSLEAGKLANFLITSGPIFKENTVLYQNWVQGNKYVVKADGWSDIRGSYAITLSPGTTVNVEIKGTPDKPQISVLQKDTLSGKIDVTDNLVNISLPVAKGSSASYRLNGLIAETWAGTGVDTANNSIRWTAALTKPFQEKSDSAKKKTPPQLSSVTFPFNGYGWEKLPQQQDILIKNATVWTNEKDGKLENTDVLVRNGKIAQIGKNLAAGNARVIDGTGKHLSAGIIDEHSHIAISKGVNESSQSVTAEVRIADVVNPEDVNIYRQLSGGVTASHLLHGSANAIGGQSQLVKLRWGQNAEDMKVTGNDPFIKFALGENVKQSNWGDRNTVRFPQTRMGVEQIYMDAFTRARDYEKQGPGKRRDLELDALVEILNSKRFITCHSYVQSEINMLMHVADTFHFHVNTFTHILEGYKVADKMKAHGAGAGTFADWWAYKMEVQDAIPYNAGIMQQVGVVTAINSDDAEMARRLNQEAAKSIKYTGMTEEEALKLVTLNPARLLHVDSRMGSIKVGKDADLVLWSDDPLSIYAKADKTIVDGIVEFDRQYDLQLRQRIAAERNRLIQKMLGEKKKGGATEKAAYHPDEMYHCEDLQGGHQHDVIQSSAL; encoded by the coding sequence ATGAAAAAAGCTTTTGAGAAACCGGGAATGGTCTTCCTTTCCCGGAGATTAACCTATGCCCTGAGCAGGCATCGCGGTAAAATGCTGCTGATGGCCTTACTACTGGCTGCAAGCCAGGCAAATGCCCAGGCCACCTTCCCTGTAAACGGGGTTTCTGAACCAAAATCCGGCTGCTTCGCTTTCACTCACGCCACCATTATCAAAGATCCGCAAACAACCCTGTCCGATGCTACCCTCGTAATCAGAGACGGTAAGATCGTAGATGCAGGCGCAGGTGCTGTAATCCCAAAAGACGCTGTAGTAGTGGATTGTAAAGGGAAATACATTTACCCTTCCTTTGTAGATATCTACAGCAGCTACGGCCTCGGCGAGCCTAAACGTGGCGGCGGGTCATGGAATGCCGCACCACAGTTCCTGTCCAACACCAAAGGTGCCTATGGCTGGAACCAGGCTATCCGCAGCGAAATAAACGCAGTGTCGCTCTTTAACACGGATAACACGAAAGCTGCATCACTGCGGGGCGCCGGCTTCGGTACGGTGCTTACCCAGCAACAGGATGGTATCGCCAGAGGTACTGCCGCACTGGTGACCCTCGCCGACGAACGCGAAAATACGGTGATTGTCCGCGAAAAGGCTGCTGCCGCATACTCTTTCGATAAAGGGACATCTACCCAAAACTACCCTAACTCATTAATGGGTACCATCGCATTACTGCGTCAGACTTTCCTCGATGCACAATGGTATAAAAACAGACCGGCGAAAGAAGGGGTGAACCTTAGTCTGCAAGCCTGGAACGACAACCAGCTACTGCCGCAGATCTTCGCTGTCAACGATAAATGGGACGCCATCCGCGCCGATAAAGTAGGCGACGAATTCGGCGTACAATATATCATCAAAGGCGGTGGCAACGAATACCAGCGTATCGCTGATATCGCCGCCACCAAAGCCGCGTTTATCATTCCGGTGAACTTCCCGGGCGCTATCGATGTAGAAGACCCTGCTGATGCCCGCTTTGTGTCACTCGCGGATATGAAACACTGGGAACTCGCTCCTACAGAACCCGGCGCATTCGAAAAAGCGAATATTCCTTTCGCACTGACGGCCGCCGACCTGAAAGATGTGAAACAATTCCTGGCCAATGTTCGTAAAGCCATCGAATACGGCCTCTCTGAACAGAAAGCCCTGGAAGCTTTAACCAAAACGCCTGCAAGCCTTATTAAATCCTACGATAAAGTGGGTAGCCTGGAAGCCGGTAAACTGGCCAACTTCCTCATCACTTCCGGACCTATCTTCAAAGAAAATACTGTCCTCTACCAGAACTGGGTACAGGGAAATAAGTATGTAGTAAAAGCAGATGGATGGAGTGATATCCGTGGCTCCTACGCAATTACACTCTCTCCGGGCACTACGGTGAATGTGGAAATTAAAGGAACACCTGATAAGCCACAGATCAGCGTTTTACAGAAAGATACCCTCAGCGGGAAAATTGATGTCACCGATAACCTGGTAAACATTTCCTTACCTGTTGCAAAAGGAAGCAGTGCCTCCTACCGCCTGAACGGACTCATTGCGGAAACATGGGCAGGTACCGGTGTGGATACTGCCAATAACAGCATCCGCTGGACAGCAGCGCTCACGAAGCCATTCCAGGAAAAATCGGATTCTGCTAAAAAGAAAACACCACCACAACTCAGTAGCGTTACTTTTCCGTTTAATGGTTATGGTTGGGAAAAACTGCCACAGCAACAGGATATCCTGATCAAAAATGCAACTGTCTGGACAAATGAAAAAGATGGTAAACTCGAAAATACGGATGTACTTGTCCGCAATGGTAAAATTGCCCAGATAGGTAAAAACCTGGCAGCAGGAAACGCCCGTGTAATCGATGGTACAGGCAAACACTTATCTGCCGGTATTATTGACGAACACTCACATATCGCTATTTCTAAAGGTGTAAACGAATCTTCTCAGTCTGTAACTGCTGAAGTTCGTATAGCCGATGTCGTGAATCCGGAAGATGTGAATATCTACCGTCAGCTGAGTGGCGGGGTTACTGCTTCACATCTCCTGCATGGTAGCGCCAATGCAATTGGTGGCCAGTCTCAGCTGGTGAAACTTCGCTGGGGCCAGAATGCCGAAGACATGAAAGTTACCGGCAACGACCCATTCATCAAATTCGCTTTGGGCGAAAACGTGAAACAGTCCAACTGGGGCGATCGTAACACGGTTCGCTTCCCGCAAACCCGTATGGGCGTTGAACAAATTTACATGGATGCGTTTACCCGTGCCCGTGATTATGAAAAGCAGGGACCTGGCAAACGCCGCGACCTCGAGCTGGATGCACTCGTGGAAATCCTCAACAGCAAAAGGTTTATCACCTGTCACTCTTACGTACAAAGTGAAATCAATATGCTGATGCATGTTGCTGATACTTTCCATTTCCATGTAAATACCTTTACACATATCCTGGAAGGGTATAAAGTGGCCGACAAAATGAAGGCCCATGGCGCCGGTGCCGGTACCTTTGCCGACTGGTGGGCATATAAAATGGAAGTGCAGGACGCCATCCCTTATAATGCTGGTATCATGCAACAGGTAGGAGTGGTTACTGCCATCAACTCCGATGATGCGGAAATGGCGCGCCGCCTGAACCAGGAAGCCGCCAAGAGCATCAAATATACCGGTATGACGGAAGAAGAAGCCCTGAAGCTGGTGACCCTAAATCCTGCCAGACTCCTGCATGTGGATAGCCGCATGGGAAGTATTAAAGTAGGTAAAGATGCAGACCTGGTATTATGGAGCGATGATCCGCTGAGCATCTACGCTAAAGCAGATAAAACAATTGTAGATGGTATCGTTGAGTTCGACCGTCAATACGACCTGCAACTGCGTCAGCGCATTGCCGCAGAGCGTAACCGTCTGATCCAGAAAATGCTGGGCGAAAAGAAAAAAGGCGGTGCCACCGAAAAAGCAGCATACCATCCTGATGAAATGTACCACTGTGAAGACTTACAAGGTGGTCATCAACATGATGTAATTCAATCATCAGCTCTCTAA
- a CDS encoding amidohydrolase family protein, with translation MKKHYILFAAALLGSLGQLRAQETVSPAPAQEKAVYLTNAVIHVGNGQVISNGTIAFVKGKITAVGANITPSGDATVLDLKGQHVYPGVIAPATNLGLVEFESVRATRDEREVGEINPSVRSLIAYNTDSKVINTLRSNGILLACVTPEGGIISGTSSVVQLDAWNWEDAAYKADNALHFYVPRLLSIGDASNDPLKNAFAKIESVRSFFREAKAYLAESKHEATNLKYEAMRRLFNKEQKLFVHADLEKEMLVAVNFAKEFNIDVVIVGGSDAWRMTDILKSNNIAVILNQPHSLPIMQDDDVDQPYKTAAVLQKAGVLYCLSNEGFWQQRNLGFEAGTAATYGLSKEEALAAVTINAAKILGIDQQTGTLENGKDANIAVSNGDMLDMRSSVITHAFIQGREINLDNKQKQLYRKYEKKYGLKEYTGK, from the coding sequence ATGAAGAAACATTATATATTATTTGCTGCGGCACTGTTAGGCAGTTTAGGCCAGCTCAGGGCGCAGGAAACCGTTTCTCCGGCGCCGGCACAGGAGAAAGCAGTATACCTCACCAATGCCGTTATCCACGTAGGGAACGGACAGGTGATCAGTAACGGTACCATTGCATTTGTTAAAGGAAAGATCACCGCAGTAGGCGCCAATATTACCCCTTCGGGAGATGCTACTGTACTCGATTTGAAAGGACAGCATGTATATCCGGGTGTGATCGCGCCGGCAACCAACCTGGGCCTGGTGGAATTCGAGAGTGTACGCGCTACCCGTGATGAACGCGAAGTAGGGGAGATCAACCCAAGTGTACGCTCCCTGATTGCATACAACACTGACTCAAAAGTAATCAACACCCTCCGTTCCAACGGTATACTGCTGGCTTGTGTAACACCTGAAGGTGGTATCATCAGCGGTACTTCTTCTGTTGTGCAGCTGGACGCCTGGAACTGGGAAGATGCTGCTTACAAAGCAGATAATGCATTGCATTTCTATGTGCCACGCTTGCTGTCTATCGGTGATGCCTCCAATGATCCACTGAAAAATGCATTCGCTAAAATTGAAAGCGTGCGTAGCTTTTTCCGTGAAGCCAAAGCCTACCTGGCAGAAAGCAAACATGAAGCAACAAACCTGAAATATGAAGCGATGCGCAGATTGTTCAACAAAGAGCAGAAACTCTTTGTACATGCAGATCTGGAAAAGGAAATGCTGGTAGCAGTTAATTTCGCGAAAGAATTCAATATCGATGTGGTAATTGTTGGCGGATCAGATGCATGGCGTATGACCGACATCCTGAAAAGCAACAACATCGCTGTTATCCTGAATCAGCCACACAGTCTGCCTATCATGCAGGATGATGATGTGGACCAGCCTTACAAAACAGCAGCGGTGCTGCAAAAGGCAGGCGTGCTGTATTGCCTGAGCAACGAAGGATTCTGGCAGCAACGTAACCTGGGCTTCGAAGCCGGTACAGCCGCTACTTACGGCCTTTCTAAAGAAGAAGCACTGGCAGCGGTAACGATTAATGCGGCTAAAATTCTGGGTATCGATCAGCAGACAGGTACACTGGAAAATGGTAAGGATGCAAACATCGCAGTAAGCAACGGCGATATGCTCGACATGCGTTCCAGTGTGATCACGCATGCATTTATCCAGGGCAGGGAAATCAACCTGGATAATAAGCAGAAGCAGTTGTACAGGAAGTATGAAAAGAAATATGGTTTAAAAGAGTATACTGGTAAATAA
- the tyrS gene encoding tyrosine--tRNA ligase — MNLIEELRWRGMLQDMMPGTEEQLQKEMTTAYIGFDPTAESLHIGSLVPILLLVHLQKAGHKPLALVGGATGMVGDPSFKAEERKMLDLETLAKNVAGIKAQLERFLDFDPAKPNAAEMVNNFDWFQNITFLDFIRDTGKHITVNYMMAKDSVKKRIEGDNGMSFTEFTYQLIQGYDFYHLYTAKNCKLQMGGSDQWGNIVTGTELVRRKAGGEAFAFTCPLIKKADGTKFGKTESGTVWLDAKRTSPYQFYQFWLNTTDVDAESYIRIFTFLPQAEVEELIAQHRENPGQRSLQKRLAQEVTTFIHGEKEYEFAVKASELLFRNDTAELLVEMNEEQLLDVLAGVPQVEVPKSDLEAGKDIVSLLAETGIFPSKGEARKMVQGGGVSMNKNKIDGIETVINTTALLRDKYILFQKGKRNYYLLKAI, encoded by the coding sequence ATGAATCTGATAGAAGAACTACGCTGGCGGGGTATGCTTCAGGATATGATGCCTGGCACTGAAGAGCAACTGCAAAAGGAAATGACCACTGCCTATATTGGTTTTGATCCTACTGCGGAATCGTTGCACATCGGCAGCCTGGTACCTATTCTTTTGCTCGTACACCTGCAAAAGGCAGGACACAAGCCACTGGCTTTAGTAGGCGGAGCTACAGGCATGGTAGGAGATCCATCTTTTAAAGCAGAAGAAAGGAAGATGCTGGACCTCGAAACACTGGCAAAAAATGTTGCCGGTATCAAAGCCCAGCTCGAACGCTTCCTCGACTTCGATCCTGCCAAACCTAATGCGGCGGAAATGGTGAATAACTTTGACTGGTTTCAAAATATCACCTTCCTCGACTTCATCCGCGACACTGGTAAACACATCACCGTCAATTATATGATGGCGAAAGACTCTGTAAAAAAGAGAATTGAAGGAGACAATGGTATGTCCTTCACAGAATTTACCTATCAGCTGATTCAGGGATACGATTTCTATCATCTATATACTGCCAAAAACTGCAAACTGCAGATGGGTGGCTCAGACCAGTGGGGTAACATCGTTACCGGCACTGAACTGGTGCGCCGTAAAGCCGGCGGAGAAGCCTTTGCATTTACCTGTCCGCTGATCAAAAAAGCAGATGGTACCAAATTCGGTAAAACAGAATCAGGAACTGTATGGCTGGATGCTAAACGCACCTCCCCTTACCAGTTCTACCAGTTCTGGCTGAATACGACCGATGTGGATGCAGAAAGCTATATCAGAATATTCACCTTCCTGCCACAGGCTGAAGTAGAAGAACTGATTGCACAGCACCGCGAAAACCCAGGACAACGCAGCCTTCAGAAGCGCCTGGCACAGGAAGTAACGACCTTCATTCACGGTGAAAAAGAGTATGAATTTGCGGTAAAGGCATCTGAGCTGCTTTTTAGAAATGATACTGCCGAATTACTGGTGGAAATGAATGAAGAGCAGCTCCTCGATGTACTTGCTGGTGTTCCACAGGTTGAAGTTCCAAAATCTGATCTGGAAGCCGGTAAAGATATTGTTTCACTGCTGGCAGAAACAGGGATCTTCCCTAGTAAAGGCGAAGCCCGCAAAATGGTGCAGGGTGGCGGCGTTAGCATGAACAAAAATAAAATCGACGGCATTGAAACAGTGATAAACACTACTGCACTGCTGCGTGATAAATATATTCTCTTCCAGAAAGGAAAAAGAAATTATTATCTGCTGAAAGCGATTTAA
- the rfbD gene encoding dTDP-4-dehydrorhamnose reductase, whose protein sequence is MKNILVTGAHGQLGQSLKKIAGEFPELNLLYTDYEELDITSGTALQQYFTDNQVDYCINCAAYTAVDKAESDEDKAYMLNFQGPLALAEVCTAHNAVLVQISTDYVFSGKQNVPYRESDEVDPQSVYGSSKMRGEAAVTGTDPKHIIVRTAWLYSEFAVNFAKRMKELMAERPELNVVFDQAGTPTYACDLAKVLLQMVQRVAEAPEQQFGGVYHYSNEGVTSWYDFAVAIKELTGATTVVNPITSDKYPTPAQRPAYSVFNKEKIRATFGITIPYWRDSLKECLSFL, encoded by the coding sequence ATGAAAAATATTCTTGTTACCGGTGCACATGGACAATTAGGTCAGTCGCTGAAGAAAATTGCCGGTGAGTTTCCTGAACTCAACCTGCTCTATACAGATTACGAAGAGTTGGATATCACCAGTGGTACTGCCTTACAACAATATTTTACCGATAACCAGGTTGACTACTGTATTAACTGTGCCGCCTATACGGCAGTAGATAAAGCAGAAAGCGACGAGGACAAAGCTTATATGCTCAACTTCCAGGGCCCGCTGGCACTGGCAGAAGTTTGTACTGCACACAATGCGGTACTGGTGCAGATTTCCACTGACTATGTTTTCAGCGGAAAACAAAATGTACCTTATCGCGAAAGTGATGAAGTAGATCCACAGAGCGTATATGGCAGTTCCAAAATGCGCGGAGAAGCAGCTGTAACAGGTACAGATCCGAAACACATCATCGTTCGTACTGCGTGGCTGTATTCCGAATTTGCGGTGAACTTTGCCAAACGCATGAAAGAGCTGATGGCAGAAAGACCGGAACTCAATGTGGTATTCGATCAGGCTGGCACTCCTACCTATGCGTGCGACCTGGCGAAAGTATTACTGCAGATGGTTCAACGCGTGGCTGAAGCTCCTGAACAACAGTTTGGCGGTGTATACCACTACAGCAACGAAGGCGTAACCAGCTGGTACGATTTCGCAGTGGCTATTAAAGAGCTGACCGGTGCTACTACAGTAGTAAACCCGATCACTTCCGACAAATACCCTACGCCGGCTCAAAGGCCAGCCTACAGTGTATTTAACAAAGAAAAAATCAGGGCAACCTTTGGCATTACTATTCCTTACTGGCGCGACAGCCTGAAGGAATGTTTAAGCTTCCTGTAA
- the rfbC gene encoding dTDP-4-dehydrorhamnose 3,5-epimerase: MPFKETHIPDLLVFEPVVHGDHRGYFFESYNANTFSAAGVNYSFVQDNQARSTYGVLRGLHYQLEPYAQTKLVRVLEGRIIDVAVDIRTGSPTYGQSFAIELSAENKLQLLVPKGFAHGYAVISETAEVMYKCDNFYHKASEGGIIFNDPALKIDWGIDLKDAVVSEKDLVLPKLADISHNFVYNR; this comes from the coding sequence ATGCCCTTTAAAGAAACTCATATTCCAGACCTGTTAGTATTTGAACCCGTTGTACATGGCGATCATCGCGGATACTTTTTCGAAAGTTATAATGCCAATACATTTAGTGCAGCAGGTGTAAACTATTCATTTGTACAGGATAACCAGGCCAGAAGCACCTATGGTGTATTACGCGGATTGCATTACCAGCTGGAGCCATATGCGCAAACCAAACTGGTGAGAGTACTCGAAGGCCGTATCATTGATGTGGCAGTAGATATCCGCACCGGCTCTCCTACCTACGGACAATCATTTGCTATTGAACTCAGTGCAGAAAACAAACTGCAATTGCTCGTTCCTAAAGGATTTGCACATGGTTACGCCGTTATCAGCGAGACAGCCGAAGTAATGTATAAGTGCGATAACTTCTATCATAAAGCCAGCGAAGGAGGAATTATCTTTAATGATCCGGCGTTGAAAATTGACTGGGGCATCGATCTTAAAGATGCCGTGGTTTCTGAAAAAGACCTGGTATTGCCTAAACTGGCAGACATCTCCCACAACTTTGTTTATAATCGCTAA
- the rfbB gene encoding dTDP-glucose 4,6-dehydratase, with amino-acid sequence MKRKLLITGGAGFIGSHVVRLFVNKYPDYQIVNLDALTYAGNLENLSDIKDQPNYIFEKGDITDEAFIDQLFQQYQFDGVIHLAAESHVDRSIMDPLAFIKTNVLGTAVLLNIARKYWKGNEAGKLFYHVSTDEVYGSLGEEGLFHETTPYDPRSPYSASKASSDHFVMAYYHTYHLPAIISNCSNNYGSHHFPEKLIPLAIHNIKNNKPVPVYGKGENVRDWLYVNDHARAIDTIFHNGKTGETYNIGGFNEWKNIDLIHLLCDIMDKKLGRPQGTSAQLITFVKDRAGHDLRYAIDATKLNKELGWEPSLQFEEGLEKTVEWYLSNEEWLDNVTSGNYQQYYNEQYQKR; translated from the coding sequence ATGAAGCGGAAACTCTTAATTACCGGCGGTGCAGGATTCATTGGATCTCATGTTGTTCGGTTATTTGTGAACAAATATCCAGATTATCAGATTGTTAACCTGGATGCACTAACCTATGCCGGCAATCTGGAAAACCTGTCCGACATTAAAGATCAACCTAATTATATCTTTGAAAAAGGAGATATTACAGACGAAGCTTTTATTGATCAATTATTCCAGCAATACCAGTTTGATGGTGTAATTCATCTGGCAGCAGAAAGTCATGTAGACAGATCTATTATGGACCCGCTTGCATTTATTAAAACCAATGTACTGGGTACCGCAGTATTACTGAACATTGCCCGTAAATACTGGAAGGGAAATGAAGCCGGTAAACTGTTTTACCATGTATCTACCGATGAAGTATATGGTTCACTGGGAGAAGAAGGCCTGTTCCATGAGACAACACCTTACGATCCAAGATCCCCGTATTCTGCATCAAAAGCCAGCTCAGACCATTTTGTGATGGCCTACTACCATACTTACCATCTTCCTGCGATTATATCCAATTGCTCTAATAACTATGGTTCTCATCATTTCCCTGAAAAGCTGATACCACTGGCCATTCACAATATCAAAAACAACAAACCGGTTCCTGTGTACGGAAAAGGTGAAAATGTACGTGACTGGTTATACGTAAATGACCATGCCCGTGCCATCGACACTATTTTCCATAACGGTAAAACCGGTGAAACCTACAATATTGGCGGCTTCAACGAGTGGAAGAATATTGATCTGATCCACTTACTCTGCGATATCATGGATAAAAAATTAGGCCGTCCTCAGGGAACATCAGCGCAGCTGATCACCTTCGTAAAAGACCGTGCCGGCCATGATTTACGTTATGCCATCGATGCCACCAAACTGAACAAAGAGCTTGGATGGGAACCATCCCTGCAATTTGAAGAGGGACTGGAAAAAACAGTAGAGTGGTACCTTTCCAATGAAGAATGGCTGGATAATGTAACCAGCGGCAACTATCAACAATACTATAACGAGCAATACCAGAAAAGATAA
- a CDS encoding UDP-glucuronic acid decarboxylase family protein, whose product MEKKRILIAGGAGFLGSHLCDRFIQEGYHVIAMDNLLTGNIRNIEHLFPLPNFEYYHHDVTKFVHVPGKLDYILHFASPASPIDYLKMPIQTLKVGSLGTHNLLGLAKEKNARILVASTSEVYGDPTVHPQPEEYWGNVNPVGPRGVYDEAKRFLESITMAYHNFHGVDTRIVRIFNTYGPRMRLNDGRALPAFMSQALNGEDLTVFGDGSQTRSFCYVDDLIDGIYRLLLSDYHLPVNIGNPEEITLNQFATEVLTLTGAKQKIVYLPLPKDDPKQRQPDITKARTLLGWAPKVGREKGLKITFDYFKQALSQ is encoded by the coding sequence ATGGAGAAAAAAAGAATCCTGATAGCCGGCGGCGCCGGCTTCCTGGGCTCACATTTATGTGATCGCTTTATACAGGAAGGTTATCATGTTATTGCCATGGATAACCTGCTGACAGGAAATATCAGAAACATTGAGCATTTGTTCCCCTTACCAAACTTCGAGTACTATCATCATGATGTTACGAAGTTTGTACACGTTCCGGGAAAACTGGATTACATTCTGCACTTTGCATCCCCAGCCAGCCCCATTGACTATCTGAAGATGCCTATTCAGACCTTGAAAGTAGGGTCGCTGGGTACACACAATTTACTTGGACTGGCAAAAGAAAAAAATGCGCGGATACTGGTAGCCTCTACTTCTGAGGTATATGGTGATCCAACGGTACATCCCCAGCCCGAAGAGTATTGGGGCAACGTGAATCCGGTAGGTCCGCGGGGAGTATACGATGAAGCAAAGCGGTTCCTGGAATCTATTACCATGGCCTATCACAATTTCCATGGAGTAGACACCCGTATCGTACGCATTTTCAACACTTACGGGCCCAGGATGCGCCTTAACGATGGTCGTGCCCTGCCCGCATTTATGAGTCAGGCCCTGAACGGGGAAGACCTGACCGTATTCGGTGATGGCAGTCAGACAAGGTCTTTCTGTTATGTAGATGACCTGATAGATGGTATTTACCGTTTATTGCTTTCTGATTATCATTTACCGGTAAATATTGGTAACCCGGAAGAAATTACCCTCAACCAGTTTGCAACAGAAGTGCTTACTTTAACAGGTGCAAAACAAAAAATCGTTTACCTTCCACTGCCGAAAGATGACCCTAAACAGCGTCAGCCGGATATTACCAAGGCCAGAACACTCCTTGGATGGGCTCCAAAAGTAGGCAGGGAGAAAGGGTTAAAGATCACTTTTGACTATTTTAAACAAGCATTATCACAATAA
- a CDS encoding UDP-glucose/GDP-mannose dehydrogenase family protein, whose translation MKITVVGTGYVGLVTGTCFAETGNEVTCVDIDANKVKKLSSGQITIYEPGLEKLFERNLKEDRLHFTTSLEEGIKDAQVIFLALPTPPGADGAADLSFVLGVADQLGKLLQDYKVIVDKSTVPVGTAARVTAAIARNASVPFDVVSNPEFLREGVAVDDFMKPDRVVIGTNSDRARKIMGELYAPFVRQGNPVLYMDENSAELTKYAANSFLATKISFMNEIAILCEKLGADVDMVRRGIGSDDRIGKRFLFPGIGYGGSCFPKDVQALVKSSEDADYNFRILNAVMEVNTDQKLFLIPKIKAYFNGDLKGKHFALWGLAFKPNTDDIREAPALYMIEALLEAGATVTVFDPEAMNNVKQLLGDKISYAEHQYTCLENADALLIATEWSVFRTPDFNKISAALKNKAIFDGRNLFEVSRMSELGYHYESVGRTPVLS comes from the coding sequence ATGAAGATTACAGTAGTAGGTACCGGTTACGTTGGACTCGTAACCGGTACCTGTTTTGCAGAAACAGGAAACGAGGTAACCTGCGTAGACATCGATGCCAACAAAGTAAAGAAATTATCCTCCGGCCAGATTACCATTTATGAGCCGGGACTGGAGAAGCTTTTTGAAAGGAATTTAAAGGAAGATCGTCTGCATTTTACTACCAGTCTGGAAGAAGGCATTAAAGATGCACAGGTAATTTTCCTGGCGCTGCCTACGCCTCCAGGTGCTGATGGTGCTGCCGACCTGTCGTTTGTACTGGGTGTTGCAGATCAGCTGGGTAAGCTGCTGCAGGACTACAAGGTAATTGTAGACAAGAGTACTGTTCCTGTTGGTACAGCTGCCAGGGTAACGGCTGCGATTGCACGCAATGCAAGCGTTCCGTTTGATGTTGTTTCCAATCCAGAGTTTTTGAGAGAAGGTGTAGCGGTAGATGACTTCATGAAGCCTGACCGTGTGGTAATTGGTACTAATTCAGACAGGGCCCGTAAGATCATGGGCGAGTTGTATGCACCATTTGTAAGACAGGGAAATCCTGTTTTGTATATGGATGAGAACTCCGCAGAGCTGACTAAGTATGCCGCCAATTCCTTCCTGGCTACTAAGATTTCTTTCATGAATGAAATTGCCATTCTTTGTGAGAAATTAGGTGCAGACGTGGATATGGTGCGTCGTGGTATCGGCAGCGATGACCGTATCGGTAAGCGTTTCCTTTTCCCGGGCATCGGTTATGGAGGCAGTTGTTTCCCTAAAGATGTACAGGCATTGGTAAAATCTTCCGAAGATGCGGATTACAACTTCAGGATACTGAATGCCGTTATGGAGGTGAATACAGATCAGAAATTATTCCTGATCCCTAAGATCAAAGCCTACTTCAATGGTGATCTGAAAGGAAAGCATTTTGCTTTGTGGGGACTGGCATTTAAGCCAAATACAGATGATATCAGGGAAGCGCCGGCATTATACATGATAGAAGCCTTACTGGAGGCGGGAGCTACAGTAACCGTTTTTGATCCGGAGGCGATGAATAATGTGAAGCAGCTGCTGGGAGATAAAATTTCCTATGCAGAGCATCAGTATACCTGTCTGGAGAATGCAGATGCATTGCTTATTGCGACAGAGTGGAGTGTTTTCAGGACACCTGATTTCAACAAGATATCAGCCGCACTGAAAAACAAAGCCATTTTTGATGGCAGAAACCTTTTTGAAGTAAGCCGTATGAGTGAATTGGGATATCATTATGAGAGTGTGGGCCGTACTCCTGTCTTATCTTAA